From Streptomyces fungicidicus, one genomic window encodes:
- a CDS encoding sensor histidine kinase, which yields MDAAQTPLARRPLRSRLAAASPWPRKRIAGEVVLTAVLSGTAGLLHTTESGSGARGAAMALAVAVLSLARRALPATVLMVSSALAGAVLGANPLLVCASWSAGSRIKRPWRALGAYAAGLALYFVAAFSDTAGVEELGLPVLLTAVGAGSYLVLAVVPGLASRYRAQRHALLDALQRHNAQLVRERAMVARQARLLERQRIAQDMHDSLGHQLALIAVHTGALEVDPDLGDRQREGVGILREASRAAMRELREAVGILRDGVAEPAPDTEESGPATARVAASVDALVESSRAAGATVELRRTGTERPLAPAADHAVYRIAQEGLTNAHKHAPGAPITVALRYEPDSLVVEVANGPVPPGAPAGPPAVSGGQGLTGLEERARLVGGMVHTGPAPGGGFRLAGVLPYGGGGRAQPDGATSVVADDDFRGQTGAGPAGDGGAVNAHRSDPQKEFASIMSSKKNIALGCSLTAVALVVGAGALLFWGMGKLMDEVEKGVIPASVYESAEVGDAEADLRKKFPEGGSLLTDGVEKSGPPLPEDAVCEHFVDEDEDIVYRFCFRDGKLSSKESYKHEI from the coding sequence CTCACCGCGGTGCTCTCCGGGACGGCGGGGCTCCTCCACACCACGGAGAGCGGATCCGGGGCGCGGGGCGCCGCCATGGCGCTGGCGGTCGCCGTACTGTCACTGGCCCGGCGCGCGCTGCCGGCGACCGTGCTGATGGTCTCCTCCGCGCTGGCCGGTGCGGTGCTCGGCGCGAATCCGCTGCTGGTCTGCGCGAGCTGGTCGGCGGGCAGCCGCATCAAGCGCCCGTGGCGGGCTCTGGGCGCGTACGCGGCCGGGCTCGCGCTCTACTTCGTCGCAGCCTTCTCCGACACGGCCGGCGTCGAGGAGCTCGGACTGCCGGTGCTGCTGACGGCCGTGGGCGCGGGTTCCTACCTGGTGCTGGCGGTCGTGCCGGGGCTCGCCTCCCGGTACCGCGCCCAGCGCCACGCGCTGCTGGACGCGCTGCAGCGGCACAACGCCCAACTGGTGCGCGAGCGGGCGATGGTGGCGCGGCAGGCCCGGCTGCTGGAACGGCAGCGCATCGCCCAGGACATGCACGACAGCCTCGGACACCAGCTCGCCCTGATCGCCGTGCACACCGGGGCGCTGGAGGTGGACCCCGACCTGGGCGACCGCCAGCGCGAAGGGGTGGGCATCCTCCGGGAGGCCTCCAGGGCGGCGATGCGGGAGCTGCGCGAGGCCGTGGGCATCCTGCGGGACGGCGTGGCCGAGCCCGCGCCGGACACGGAGGAGTCCGGACCGGCGACGGCCCGGGTGGCGGCCTCCGTCGACGCGCTGGTCGAGTCCTCGCGGGCCGCGGGCGCGACGGTGGAGCTGCGCCGCACCGGCACCGAACGGCCCCTCGCGCCCGCGGCCGACCACGCGGTGTACCGCATCGCCCAGGAGGGTCTGACCAACGCCCACAAGCACGCGCCGGGCGCGCCGATCACCGTGGCGCTGCGCTACGAACCGGACAGCCTGGTGGTCGAGGTGGCCAACGGGCCGGTGCCGCCCGGCGCGCCGGCCGGGCCGCCCGCGGTCAGCGGCGGCCAGGGGCTGACCGGCCTCGAGGAGCGGGCCCGGCTGGTCGGCGGCATGGTGCACACCGGCCCCGCGCCCGGCGGGGGTTTCCGGCTCGCCGGGGTGCTGCCGTACGGCGGCGGGGGCCGGGCCCAGCCGGACGGTGCGACTTCCGTCGTCGCGGACGACGACTTCCGGGGGCAGACCGGCGCGGGCCCCGCGGGCGACGGTGGAGCGGTCAACGCACACCGTTCCGATCCGCAGAAGGAGTTCGCCTCCATCATGAGCAGCAAGAAGAACATCGCCCTCGGGTGCTCACTCACCGCCGTGGCCCTCGTCGTGGGCGCCGGCGCCCTCCTGTTCTGGGGGATGGGGAAGCTGATGGACGAGGTGGAGAAGGGCGTCATACCGGCGAGCGTGTACGAGTCGGCCGAGGTCGGCGACGCCGAGGCGGACCTCCGGAAGAAGTTCCCGGAGGGCGGCTCGCTGCTCACCGACGGCGTGGAGAAGAGCGGCCCGCCGCTGCCCGAGGACGCGGTCTGCGAGCACTTCGTGGACGAGGACGAGGACATCGTCTACCGGTTCTGCTTCCGCGACGGGAAGCTGTCCTCGAAGGAGTCCTACAAGCACGAGATCTGA
- a CDS encoding response regulator transcription factor has product MIRVLVADDEPLIRAGIRMILTSADDIDVVAEARDGREAVETARSTAVDVALLDIQMPVMDGLTALAELGRVAPGVRVLILTTFGERDNVLRALGHGSAGFLLKDSAPQELIHAVRAAAAGNAYLSPAATRHVVDTLASPAATVRGEEARRRLAGLTARESEVLALLGEGLSNADAGARLHMSEATVKTYVSRILTKLDCENRVQAALLARDAGLEPTAG; this is encoded by the coding sequence GTGATCCGGGTCCTCGTCGCCGACGACGAGCCGCTCATCAGGGCCGGCATCAGGATGATCCTCACCTCGGCGGACGACATCGATGTCGTGGCCGAGGCGCGGGACGGCCGGGAGGCGGTGGAGACCGCCCGGAGCACCGCGGTCGACGTGGCGCTGCTGGACATCCAGATGCCGGTGATGGACGGGCTGACCGCGCTGGCCGAACTCGGCCGCGTCGCACCGGGGGTGCGCGTGCTGATCCTCACCACGTTCGGCGAACGCGACAACGTGCTGCGGGCGCTCGGCCACGGCAGCGCGGGCTTCCTGCTGAAGGACTCCGCGCCGCAGGAGCTGATCCACGCGGTCCGCGCGGCGGCGGCCGGCAACGCCTATCTGTCGCCGGCCGCCACCCGGCACGTCGTGGACACCCTCGCCTCGCCCGCCGCGACGGTGCGCGGCGAGGAGGCGCGGCGCCGGCTGGCCGGACTGACCGCACGCGAGAGCGAGGTGCTGGCCCTGCTCGGCGAGGGCCTGTCGAACGCGGACGCCGGTGCCCGGCTGCACATGAGCGAGGCCACGGTGAAGACGTACGTCAGCCGCATCCTGACCAAGCTCGACTGCGAGAACCGGGTCCAGGCGGCGCTCCTGGCCCGCGACGCGGGCCTGGAGCCGACCGCGGGGTGA
- a CDS encoding aldehyde dehydrogenase (NADP(+)) — MAAAPVWSVDPRTGKQREQVAVEATAQEVDAAVRAAHEARDALTDRTVRAAFLRSAADELKAARDRLVEAADAETALGPVRLNGELARTCYQLRAFAGIVEEGAFLDVVIDHPDDTATPPVPDLRRYKIPLGVVAVYSASNFPFAFSVAGGDTASALAAGCPVVVKAHPDHPGLSELVAKVLRRAAARHGVPEGVLGLVHGFEAGLELIRHPLVAAAGFTGSVRGGRALFDAAAARPVPIPFHGELGSLNPVVVTEAAAAERGEAIGAGLAGSMTLGVGQFCVKPGLVLAPAGEAGDALVKSLTAAVSDTDAGVLLDHRMRDNFVAGVAERGELPDVESPVTPGAGGEHTVSAGFLTVPAGRLAEEGEHDLLLEECFGPVTVVARYQDDAEVRAVLSRLPGNLTATVQLSDAEAAGEGRGAELVQELTPLAGRVLVNGWPTGVAVAPAQHHGGPYPATTSTSTSVGGTAIERWLRPVVYQGTPEALLPAELKDGNPLGLPRRFNGGLEL; from the coding sequence GTGGCAGCAGCACCAGTCTGGAGTGTCGACCCCCGAACCGGGAAGCAGCGTGAGCAGGTTGCGGTGGAGGCCACAGCCCAGGAGGTGGACGCCGCCGTCCGCGCCGCGCACGAGGCGCGCGACGCGCTGACGGACCGCACCGTCCGCGCCGCCTTCCTGCGCTCGGCCGCCGACGAGCTCAAGGCCGCCAGGGACCGGCTCGTCGAGGCCGCCGACGCGGAGACCGCCCTCGGTCCGGTCCGGCTCAACGGCGAACTCGCCCGCACCTGTTACCAGCTGCGCGCCTTCGCCGGCATCGTCGAGGAGGGCGCCTTCCTCGACGTCGTCATCGACCACCCCGACGACACCGCGACCCCGCCCGTCCCGGACCTGCGCCGCTACAAGATCCCGCTGGGCGTCGTCGCCGTCTACTCGGCCTCCAACTTCCCCTTCGCCTTCTCCGTGGCCGGCGGCGACACCGCGAGCGCCCTCGCGGCCGGCTGCCCGGTCGTCGTCAAGGCCCACCCCGACCACCCCGGACTGTCCGAGCTGGTCGCCAAGGTGCTGCGCCGTGCCGCCGCCCGCCACGGCGTTCCCGAGGGCGTGCTCGGCCTGGTGCACGGCTTCGAGGCGGGCCTCGAGCTGATCAGGCACCCGCTGGTCGCGGCGGCCGGCTTCACCGGCTCCGTCCGCGGCGGCCGTGCCCTCTTCGACGCGGCCGCCGCCCGGCCCGTCCCCATCCCGTTCCACGGGGAGCTGGGCTCCCTGAACCCGGTCGTCGTCACCGAGGCCGCCGCCGCCGAGCGCGGCGAGGCGATCGGCGCGGGGCTCGCCGGTTCCATGACGCTGGGCGTCGGCCAGTTCTGCGTGAAGCCGGGCCTCGTCCTCGCGCCGGCCGGCGAGGCCGGTGACGCGCTGGTCAAGTCGCTGACGGCCGCCGTCAGCGACACCGACGCGGGCGTCCTGCTCGACCACCGCATGCGGGACAACTTCGTCGCCGGGGTCGCCGAGCGCGGCGAGCTGCCCGACGTGGAGTCCCCGGTGACTCCCGGAGCGGGCGGCGAGCACACCGTCAGCGCCGGGTTCCTCACCGTCCCGGCGGGCCGGCTGGCCGAGGAGGGCGAGCACGACCTGCTCCTCGAGGAGTGCTTCGGACCGGTCACCGTGGTGGCCCGCTACCAGGACGACGCCGAGGTGCGGGCCGTGCTGTCGCGGCTGCCCGGCAACCTCACCGCGACCGTCCAGCTGTCCGACGCGGAGGCGGCGGGGGAGGGGCGCGGCGCCGAACTCGTCCAGGAGCTGACGCCGCTGGCCGGCCGGGTGCTGGTGAACGGCTGGCCCACCGGCGTCGCGGTCGCCCCCGCCCAGCACCACGGCGGCCCGTACCCCGCGACCACCTCGACGTCCACGTCGGTCGGCGGCACGGCCATCGAGCGGTGGCTGCGGCCGGTCGTCTACCAGGGGACGCCCGAGGCGCTGCTGCCCGCGGAGCTGAAGGACGGCAACCCGCTGGGGCTGCCCCGGAGGTTCAACGGCGGGCTGGAGCTCTGA
- a CDS encoding IclR family transcriptional regulator, whose product MSAGETGGGAQVKSAVRTVELLEYFAGRPGMHSLAAVQEAVGYPKSSLYMLLRTLVELGWVETDATGTRYGIGVRALLVGTSYIDGDEVVAAARPTLDRLSDDTTETIHLARLDGTNVVYLATRQSQHYLRPFTRVGRRLPAHSTSLGKALLSTYADEQVRKMLPETLPALTENTITDREKLIEELHLVREQGFAVDREENTLGLRCFGVAIPYRTPARDAISCSVPVARLTPAHEQMVKDALFDARDRLTLATRRL is encoded by the coding sequence ATGTCGGCTGGCGAGACGGGCGGCGGCGCCCAGGTCAAGTCCGCGGTGCGGACCGTTGAACTGCTCGAATACTTCGCCGGACGCCCCGGCATGCACTCCCTGGCGGCGGTCCAGGAGGCCGTGGGCTACCCCAAGTCGAGCCTCTACATGCTGCTGCGCACCCTCGTGGAGCTCGGCTGGGTGGAGACGGACGCGACCGGCACCCGGTACGGCATCGGCGTCCGGGCGCTGCTGGTGGGCACGTCCTACATCGACGGCGACGAGGTCGTCGCGGCGGCCCGGCCCACGCTGGACCGGCTCTCGGACGACACCACGGAGACCATCCACCTCGCCCGGCTGGACGGCACCAACGTGGTCTACCTCGCCACCCGCCAGTCGCAGCACTACCTGCGCCCCTTCACCCGGGTCGGCCGCCGGCTGCCCGCGCACTCGACGTCGCTGGGCAAGGCGCTGCTGAGCACCTACGCGGACGAGCAGGTGCGCAAGATGCTCCCGGAGACGCTGCCGGCGCTGACCGAGAACACCATCACCGACCGGGAGAAGCTCATCGAGGAGCTGCACCTGGTGCGCGAGCAGGGCTTCGCCGTGGACCGCGAGGAGAACACCCTGGGGCTGCGCTGCTTCGGCGTGGCGATCCCGTACCGGACCCCCGCACGGGACGCGATCAGCTGCTCGGTGCCGGTGGCGCGGCTCACGCCCGCGCACGAGCAGATGGTCAAGGACGCCCTGTTCGACGCACGCGACCGGCTGACCCTGGCCACCCGGAGGCTCTGA
- a CDS encoding GNAT family N-acetyltransferase, whose translation MDIALRPVHDSDLPVFYRQLNDPESLHMAAFTPEDPADRSRFDAHWAHIRSSPGIVVRTVLADGDVVGHASVYGEPGEREVTYWVDRAYWGKGIATAALRGLLAEVSDRPLYARVAADNTGSRRVLERCGFEVSAHATGYAAARGAEIDELVLHLAAS comes from the coding sequence ATGGACATCGCCCTGCGACCGGTGCACGACAGCGACCTGCCGGTCTTCTACCGGCAGCTGAACGACCCGGAGTCGCTGCACATGGCGGCCTTCACCCCCGAGGACCCGGCCGACCGGTCCCGTTTCGACGCCCACTGGGCGCACATCCGCAGCTCGCCGGGGATCGTGGTGCGCACGGTGCTGGCCGACGGCGACGTGGTGGGCCACGCGTCGGTGTACGGGGAGCCGGGCGAGCGCGAGGTGACGTACTGGGTCGACCGCGCCTACTGGGGCAAGGGCATCGCCACGGCCGCGCTGCGCGGGCTGCTGGCCGAGGTGTCCGATCGCCCGCTGTACGCGCGCGTGGCCGCCGACAACACGGGGTCGCGGCGGGTGCTGGAGCGGTGCGGCTTCGAGGTCTCCGCGCACGCCACGGGGTACGCCGCCGCGCGGGGCGCCGAGATCGACGAGCTGGTGCTCCACCTGGCCGCTTCATGA
- a CDS encoding peptidoglycan D,D-transpeptidase FtsI family protein: MNKTIRHASVFILLLVFALLVRATWVQFHEGRALADDSDNRRNAIETYAEPLGDIIVAGEPVTGSARTEGGDLAHKRTYENGPLYAAVTGYASQAYAPTQLEGIYEDVLNGTDPRLKTVTDTVTDRRADPGDVVTTVDPAVQKAAYEALGDKKGAAVAIDPKTGRILAAVSTPSYDPTALTDANTAGEAWQKLTGDPDKPLTNRALRQPLPPGSTFKLVVAAAALEDGLYTSVDARTDSPDPYTLPGTVTDLTNENPDAPCEDASIRVALQYSCNNVFAKMAVDLGQDKVRATAEKFGFNDEKQDVPVRAHTSVYPSDMVPSQTALTGIGQFDVTATPLQMAMVTAALANDGELVSPHMVSRVTDGDGDVLEDHDDGAATKRIVSSSTAEQLRSAMETVVEEGTGSNARMSGATVGGKTGTAQHGENNSKMPYAWFTSYATSDSTGEQVAVAVMVEQSDAARSEISGNGLAAPVARAAMEAALRD, encoded by the coding sequence ATGAACAAGACGATCAGGCATGCCTCGGTCTTCATACTGCTCCTGGTGTTCGCCCTGCTGGTCAGGGCGACCTGGGTGCAGTTCCACGAGGGCCGGGCGCTCGCGGACGACAGTGACAACCGGCGCAACGCGATCGAGACGTACGCGGAGCCGCTCGGGGACATCATCGTGGCCGGCGAGCCGGTCACCGGCTCGGCGCGGACGGAAGGGGGCGACCTCGCCCACAAGCGCACCTACGAGAACGGCCCGCTGTACGCGGCGGTGACGGGCTACGCCTCGCAGGCCTACGCCCCGACGCAGCTGGAGGGCATCTACGAGGACGTGCTCAACGGCACGGACCCCCGGCTGAAGACGGTGACGGACACCGTCACCGACCGGCGCGCCGACCCCGGCGACGTGGTGACGACCGTCGACCCGGCGGTGCAGAAGGCGGCGTACGAGGCGCTCGGCGACAAGAAGGGCGCGGCGGTCGCCATCGACCCGAAGACCGGCCGGATCCTCGCGGCGGTGTCCACCCCCTCGTACGACCCGACGGCGCTGACCGACGCCAACACCGCGGGCGAGGCCTGGCAGAAGCTGACCGGGGATCCCGACAAGCCGCTCACCAACCGGGCGCTGCGCCAGCCGCTGCCGCCCGGCTCGACCTTCAAGCTGGTCGTCGCCGCGGCCGCGCTGGAGGACGGGCTGTACACGTCGGTGGACGCGCGGACCGACAGCCCCGACCCGTACACGCTGCCGGGCACGGTCACGGACCTCACCAACGAGAACCCCGACGCGCCCTGCGAGGACGCCTCGATCCGGGTCGCGCTCCAGTACTCCTGCAACAACGTCTTCGCGAAGATGGCCGTGGACCTGGGCCAGGACAAGGTGCGGGCGACGGCCGAGAAGTTCGGCTTCAACGACGAGAAGCAGGACGTGCCGGTGCGCGCCCACACCAGCGTCTACCCCTCGGACATGGTGCCGTCGCAGACCGCGCTCACCGGTATCGGCCAGTTCGACGTGACCGCGACCCCGCTGCAGATGGCGATGGTGACGGCGGCGCTGGCCAACGACGGGGAGCTGGTGTCGCCCCACATGGTGAGCCGGGTCACCGACGGCGACGGCGACGTGCTGGAGGACCACGACGACGGGGCCGCCACGAAGCGGATCGTCAGCTCCTCCACCGCCGAGCAGCTCCGGTCGGCGATGGAGACGGTGGTCGAGGAGGGCACCGGGTCGAACGCGCGGATGTCCGGCGCCACCGTGGGCGGCAAGACGGGCACCGCGCAGCACGGCGAGAACAACAGCAAGATGCCGTACGCCTGGTTCACCTCGTACGCCACCTCGGACTCCACGGGCGAGCAGGTCGCCGTGGCCGTCATGGTGGAGCAGTCCGACGCGGCCCGCTCGGAGATCAGCGGCAACGGTCTTGCGGCCCCGGTCGCCAGGGCCGCCATGGAAGCGGCGCTGCGGGACTGA
- a CDS encoding SigE family RNA polymerase sigma factor, with product MGTVVDDAASVEFHAFFERHYAELSRLAHLLTGEADAADDLAADALLALWHRWDRVRAADHPAAYARGVVANLARTRIRSAVRERRRIALFWSPREERAENPDVPGVVDVQEALRRLPFRKRACVVLRHAFDLSEKDTALALGISVGTVKSQTSKGMTELQRLLGTREVPRRVHEAVAATAGGEAAGGVRRRPGGATGRNR from the coding sequence GTGGGCACCGTCGTCGACGACGCCGCCTCCGTGGAGTTCCACGCGTTCTTCGAACGCCACTACGCCGAACTGTCCCGGCTGGCGCATCTGCTGACGGGTGAGGCGGACGCCGCCGACGATCTGGCGGCGGACGCGCTGCTGGCGCTGTGGCACCGCTGGGACCGGGTGCGGGCCGCCGACCATCCGGCGGCGTACGCCCGGGGCGTGGTGGCCAACCTGGCCCGTACCCGGATCCGCAGCGCGGTGCGGGAGCGGCGGCGGATCGCGCTGTTCTGGTCGCCGCGCGAGGAGCGGGCCGAGAACCCCGACGTGCCGGGCGTGGTGGACGTGCAGGAGGCGCTGCGCCGGCTGCCGTTCCGCAAGCGGGCCTGCGTGGTGCTGCGGCACGCGTTCGACCTGTCGGAGAAGGACACCGCGCTGGCGCTCGGCATCTCGGTCGGTACGGTGAAGAGCCAGACCTCGAAGGGGATGACCGAACTGCAGCGGCTGCTGGGCACGCGGGAGGTACCGCGCCGGGTGCACGAGGCGGTGGCGGCCACCGCGGGCGGGGAGGCGGCCGGGGGCGTGCGTCGACGTCCCGGCGGGGCCACGGGGAGGAACCGATGA
- a CDS encoding pectate lyase produces MTARPEQRVSHRRRTTGRRAVIAGLSAFGITGAAIVTTSMLSTAGAATSWPSDTGSKPVSSTVAVSGTYDGGLKKFYGTGDLGGDSQDEGQDPIFELADGATLKNVIIGTPAADGVHCKGSCTLQNVWWLDVGEDAASFKGTSSSAQYKVIGGGARKADDKVLQFNGAGKLTVTGFQVEDFGKLVRSCGNCKKQYKRTVVLSDIDVTAPGKSIVGINTNYGDTATLSKIRVHGDSKKKIKTCTRYQGNSSGKEPKDLGSGADGTYCKFSATDVTYD; encoded by the coding sequence ATGACTGCACGTCCCGAACAGCGCGTCTCCCACCGCCGCCGCACCACCGGACGGCGGGCCGTGATCGCCGGGCTCTCCGCGTTCGGCATCACCGGCGCGGCGATCGTCACCACCTCGATGCTCTCCACGGCCGGCGCGGCCACCTCCTGGCCCTCCGACACCGGCAGCAAGCCGGTGTCCAGCACCGTCGCGGTCTCCGGAACGTACGACGGCGGCCTGAAGAAGTTCTACGGCACGGGCGATCTGGGCGGCGACAGCCAGGACGAGGGCCAGGACCCGATCTTCGAGCTGGCCGACGGCGCCACGCTGAAGAACGTGATCATCGGCACCCCGGCCGCCGACGGCGTGCACTGCAAGGGCAGTTGCACGCTGCAGAACGTGTGGTGGCTGGACGTCGGCGAGGACGCCGCCAGCTTCAAGGGCACGTCCTCGTCGGCCCAGTACAAGGTGATCGGCGGCGGCGCGAGGAAGGCCGACGACAAGGTGCTGCAGTTCAACGGCGCCGGCAAGCTGACCGTGACCGGCTTCCAGGTCGAGGACTTCGGCAAGCTGGTGCGCTCCTGCGGCAACTGCAAGAAGCAGTACAAGCGCACCGTCGTGCTGAGCGACATCGACGTGACCGCACCCGGCAAGTCGATCGTCGGCATCAACACCAACTACGGCGACACCGCCACGCTGTCGAAGATCCGCGTCCACGGCGACAGCAAGAAGAAGATCAAGACCTGCACCCGCTACCAGGGCAACAGCTCGGGCAAGGAGCCGAAGGACCTCGGCTCCGGCGCCGACGGGACGTACTGCAAGTTCTCGGCGACGGACGTCACCTACGACTGA
- a CDS encoding family 43 glycosylhydrolase, giving the protein MRRHTARRTLLVPFLALLLALLAAPPGAAHPGAPPVKNPSPYAGYLFAYFTGEGTADGEQIRYALSRGNDALHWRELNAGAPVLTSTTGERGLRDPFVIRSPGGDRFYMIATDLRMYRGSSGSWDEVQRHGSKSIMVWESTDLVHWTDRRLVRVSPDNAGNTWAPEAYWDDELDAYVVFWASKLYAGDDPDHTGSTYNRMLYATTKDFRSFSEPKVWNDPGYSVIDSTVVEHDGTYYRYTKDERDPSSGSPCSKFVTGEKSASLTDTSYRFVSDCIGSGAMDRGEGPTVFKSNTEEKWYLFIDEYGGRGYLPFETTDLDSGRWTPSADYQLPASPRHGTVIPVTRAEYDRLLAAYPESPASVVDATAPGQKGYAVVSEETGRVVLPMEPGADLRRLAPKLWTGEGATVSPRSGTRRDFREPRTYTVTAADGTRRTWTVEAVPTRSPVLPGLYADPDVRYMDGRYWIYPTTDGFPGWGGTRFKAFSSKDLVHWEDHGVVLDLGPDVSWADRNAWAPAIAERDGKYYFYFCAEQQIGVAVADSPAGPFTDALGKPLIGKTQFSGQMIDPAVFTDDDGQSYLYWGNGRGYVVPLDDGMVSFDAARVKDITPGDFREGSFVVKRDGTYYFMWSEDDTRSEDYHVAYATGPSPLGPWTERGTILSKRPEYGILGTGHHSVVNTPGTDDWYIVYHRFALNGPGRSGGDGTHRETTVDRLEFAADGTIEPVVPTLESVRPARR; this is encoded by the coding sequence ATGCGCCGCCACACCGCACGCCGCACGCTTCTCGTCCCGTTCCTCGCCCTCCTCCTCGCACTGCTCGCCGCCCCGCCCGGCGCCGCACACCCCGGAGCACCGCCCGTGAAGAACCCCTCCCCGTACGCCGGTTACCTCTTCGCCTACTTCACCGGCGAGGGCACCGCCGACGGCGAGCAGATCCGCTACGCGCTCAGCCGCGGCAACGACGCCCTGCACTGGCGCGAACTGAACGCGGGCGCACCGGTGCTGACCTCCACGACCGGCGAGAGGGGACTGCGGGACCCGTTCGTGATCCGCTCCCCCGGGGGCGACAGGTTCTACATGATCGCCACCGATCTGCGGATGTACCGCGGCAGCAGCGGCAGCTGGGACGAGGTGCAGCGGCACGGCAGCAAGTCGATCATGGTGTGGGAGTCCACCGACCTGGTCCACTGGACCGACCGGCGCCTGGTGCGGGTGTCCCCGGACAACGCGGGCAACACCTGGGCCCCGGAGGCCTACTGGGACGACGAGCTGGACGCGTACGTCGTCTTCTGGGCGTCCAAGCTCTACGCCGGCGACGACCCGGACCACACCGGTTCGACCTACAACAGGATGCTGTACGCGACCACGAAGGACTTCCGCTCCTTCAGCGAACCGAAGGTCTGGAACGATCCCGGCTACTCGGTCATCGACTCGACCGTCGTCGAGCACGACGGCACGTACTACCGCTACACCAAGGACGAGCGCGACCCGTCCTCCGGCTCGCCCTGCTCGAAGTTCGTCACCGGTGAGAAGTCGGCGTCCCTGACCGACACCTCGTACCGGTTCGTCTCCGACTGCATCGGCAGCGGGGCGATGGACCGGGGCGAGGGGCCGACGGTCTTCAAGTCGAACACCGAGGAGAAGTGGTACCTGTTCATCGACGAGTACGGCGGCCGGGGCTACCTCCCCTTCGAGACCACCGACCTCGACTCGGGCCGGTGGACGCCGTCGGCGGACTACCAGCTGCCGGCCAGCCCGCGGCACGGCACCGTCATCCCGGTGACGCGGGCGGAGTACGACCGGCTGCTCGCCGCCTACCCGGAGAGCCCCGCGTCGGTCGTGGACGCCACGGCGCCCGGCCAGAAGGGGTACGCCGTCGTCAGTGAGGAGACGGGCAGGGTGGTGCTGCCGATGGAGCCCGGCGCCGACCTGCGGCGCCTCGCGCCGAAGCTGTGGACGGGCGAGGGCGCGACCGTCAGCCCGCGGTCCGGGACCCGCCGCGACTTCCGCGAGCCGCGGACGTACACGGTGACGGCCGCCGACGGCACGCGGCGCACCTGGACCGTGGAGGCGGTGCCCACCCGCAGCCCCGTACTGCCCGGCCTCTACGCGGACCCCGACGTGCGCTACATGGACGGCAGGTACTGGATCTACCCGACCACGGACGGCTTCCCCGGCTGGGGCGGCACGCGGTTCAAGGCGTTCTCGTCGAAGGACCTGGTCCACTGGGAGGACCACGGGGTGGTCCTCGACCTCGGGCCCGACGTGTCCTGGGCCGACCGGAACGCCTGGGCGCCCGCGATCGCGGAACGCGACGGGAAGTACTACTTCTACTTCTGCGCCGAGCAGCAGATCGGGGTCGCGGTGGCCGACTCCCCGGCCGGGCCCTTCACGGACGCGCTCGGCAAGCCGCTGATCGGGAAGACGCAGTTCAGCGGCCAGATGATCGACCCGGCCGTGTTCACGGACGACGACGGGCAGTCGTACCTGTACTGGGGCAACGGTCGCGGCTACGTGGTCCCGCTCGACGACGGCATGGTGTCCTTCGACGCCGCGCGGGTGAAGGACATCACCCCGGGCGACTTCCGCGAGGGCTCCTTCGTGGTGAAGCGGGACGGCACCTACTACTTCATGTGGTCCGAGGACGACACCCGCAGCGAGGACTACCACGTGGCCTACGCGACCGGCCCGTCCCCGCTCGGCCCCTGGACCGAGCGCGGCACGATCCTGTCCAAGCGCCCCGAGTACGGCATCCTCGGCACCGGACACCACTCCGTGGTGAACACGCCCGGCACCGACGACTGGTACATCGTCTACCACCGGTTCGCGCTGAACGGCCCCGGGAGGTCCGGCGGGGACGGCACGCACCGCGAGACCACCGTCGACCGCCTGGAGTTCGCCGCCGACGGCACGATCGAGCCGGTCGTGCCGACCCTGGAGTCGGTCAGGCCGGCCCGGCGGTGA